One window of Halorussus sp. MSC15.2 genomic DNA carries:
- a CDS encoding potassium channel family protein yields the protein MLLVPDLLVELLLGIYIGVLTAVVPALVAWSLGFTFKYFTGVTIPGFGVLVFGVAIAGIQGGLLGLLDPQFVASPTALVSALVVMMATLYAHAQGDKMGAEFPRRFTVRGLRERGLSADAVERVGRFGQVRVRVAGEVGDVEGYPPLPDDLRATLRDGEWTFPADLPLSELELRLEERLRTDHDLAEVSASIDSRGRATVSAAPPAGALSRRVPKGQRAVSVDALVPTGLARNDEVTVSTAETTVDGTVLSARSGESASAPPTSRPAALDADSDEDPDESVSSVAPTASAAGARATGGDGRVTLAVPRRDAETLLGTESADLRVRARGTRREFELLSLLRRDGKRIQRVELAAGGPLDGVTLGEAALRERWSVAVLAVRRGGTWTVAPRGTTQLGAGDELYVVGSREALDRFEEVGRSPNAAEAGRSSSDGATGRRSGDSGVNR from the coding sequence ATGCTCCTCGTCCCGGACCTCCTCGTCGAACTCCTCCTCGGCATCTACATCGGGGTTCTGACCGCCGTCGTGCCCGCGCTGGTGGCGTGGTCGCTCGGATTCACGTTCAAGTACTTCACCGGCGTCACGATTCCCGGGTTCGGTGTTCTGGTGTTCGGGGTCGCCATCGCCGGGATTCAGGGCGGCCTGCTCGGTCTGCTCGACCCCCAGTTCGTCGCCTCGCCCACGGCGCTGGTCTCGGCGCTCGTCGTGATGATGGCGACGCTCTACGCCCACGCGCAGGGCGACAAGATGGGCGCGGAGTTCCCGCGTCGGTTCACCGTCCGGGGTCTCCGCGAGCGCGGCCTGTCCGCCGACGCGGTCGAGCGCGTGGGTCGGTTCGGACAGGTCCGGGTGCGGGTGGCGGGCGAGGTCGGCGACGTGGAGGGGTATCCGCCGCTCCCCGACGACCTCAGGGCGACCCTGCGGGACGGCGAGTGGACCTTCCCCGCCGACCTCCCGCTGTCGGAACTCGAACTGCGCCTCGAAGAGCGACTCCGGACCGACCACGACCTCGCGGAGGTGTCGGCGAGCATCGACTCGCGCGGTCGGGCGACCGTCAGCGCGGCCCCGCCAGCGGGCGCGCTCTCGCGGCGGGTCCCGAAGGGCCAGCGCGCGGTCTCGGTGGACGCGCTGGTCCCGACGGGGCTTGCACGTAACGACGAGGTGACGGTCTCGACGGCCGAGACCACGGTTGACGGAACCGTCCTGAGCGCCCGGTCGGGGGAGAGCGCTTCGGCCCCGCCGACCAGTCGCCCCGCCGCGCTCGACGCCGACTCGGACGAGGACCCCGACGAGAGCGTTTCGAGCGTGGCCCCGACTGCGAGCGCCGCCGGAGCGCGGGCGACCGGCGGCGACGGCCGGGTGACACTCGCCGTGCCGCGGCGCGACGCCGAGACCCTACTGGGGACGGAATCGGCCGACCTCCGGGTCCGCGCCCGGGGCACCCGCCGGGAGTTCGAACTCCTCTCGCTCCTCCGGCGCGACGGCAAGCGAATCCAGCGAGTCGAACTGGCGGCGGGCGGTCCCCTCGACGGCGTGACGCTTGGCGAGGCGGCGCTGCGCGAGCGGTGGAGCGTCGCGGTGCTGGCGGTCCGGCGCGGCGGAACGTGGACGGTCGCGCCCCGCGGCACGACCCAGCTCGGGGCGGGCGACGAACTCTACGTCGTCGGGTCCCGCGAGGCGCTGGACCGCTTCGAGGAAGTCGGTCGGAGTCCGAACGCGGCGGAGGCGGGTCGGAGTTCGAGTGACGGGGCGACCGGTCGGCGTTCCGGCGACTCGGGGGTGAACCGATGA
- a CDS encoding ubiquitin-like small modifier protein 1 produces MEWKLFADLAEIAGGKQVEVETGPGETVGAALAELVAEHPDLEARIYDEDGDLRDHINVLRNGTNVHTEDGLDTELEDGDELALFPPVSGG; encoded by the coding sequence ATGGAGTGGAAGTTGTTCGCCGACCTCGCCGAAATCGCGGGCGGGAAGCAGGTGGAAGTCGAAACCGGTCCCGGCGAGACGGTCGGCGCGGCGCTGGCGGAACTGGTCGCCGAACACCCGGACCTCGAAGCGCGCATCTACGACGAGGACGGCGACCTGCGCGACCACATCAACGTCCTCCGGAACGGGACGAACGTCCACACCGAGGACGGACTCGACACGGAACTCGAAGACGGCGACGAACTCGCGCTGTTTCCCCCGGTCAGCGGCGGGTGA
- a CDS encoding GNAT family N-acetyltransferase produces the protein MTGATIQLREARHEDYEQIAAFTQNTWPDREGGDYIPDIYHDWIDGDDRRTVVADAGDDIAGIVQCVLLSDWESWGQGMRVNPEFRGRGVASRMTEDLFSWAREQGATVMRNMVFSWNVPGLGQSRATGYDPATEFRWALPDPDPDADPDAEITADPEAAWRFWTGGDARDHLRGLALDDEETWAVSQLTRDHLRAAADDGGLFVVQDDGTRGFTHRVREYERPAEDAAVDSDETDRWVEYGVGAWEDAASADALFDAVARDAADRGADRVRMLIPETVRAVSDAALCRVEVSDEPDFVLAADLTR, from the coding sequence ATGACGGGCGCGACGATTCAGTTGCGGGAGGCCCGCCACGAGGACTACGAGCAGATAGCGGCGTTCACCCAGAACACGTGGCCCGACCGGGAGGGCGGCGACTACATCCCGGACATCTACCACGACTGGATAGACGGCGACGACCGCCGGACCGTGGTCGCCGACGCGGGCGACGACATCGCGGGCATCGTCCAGTGCGTCCTGCTCTCGGACTGGGAGTCGTGGGGGCAGGGGATGCGAGTCAACCCCGAGTTCCGCGGGCGCGGCGTCGCGAGTCGCATGACCGAGGACCTGTTCTCGTGGGCGCGCGAGCAGGGCGCGACCGTGATGCGCAACATGGTGTTCTCGTGGAACGTCCCCGGTCTCGGCCAGTCGCGGGCGACCGGCTACGACCCCGCCACGGAGTTCCGGTGGGCGCTCCCCGACCCCGACCCGGACGCCGACCCCGACGCGGAAATCACCGCCGACCCCGAGGCGGCGTGGCGGTTCTGGACCGGCGGCGACGCCCGCGACCACCTCCGCGGTCTGGCGCTCGACGACGAGGAGACGTGGGCGGTCTCCCAACTCACGCGCGACCACCTCCGGGCCGCGGCCGACGACGGCGGCCTGTTCGTCGTGCAGGACGACGGGACGAGAGGGTTCACCCACAGGGTCCGGGAGTACGAGCGCCCGGCCGAGGACGCGGCCGTCGACAGCGACGAGACCGACCGATGGGTCGAGTACGGCGTCGGCGCGTGGGAGGACGCGGCCAGCGCGGACGCGCTGTTCGACGCCGTCGCCCGCGACGCCGCCGACCGCGGGGCCGACCGCGTCCGGATGCTGATACCCGAGACGGTCCGGGCGGTCAGCGACGCCGCGCTCTGCCGGGTCGAAGTCTCCGACGAACCCGACTTCGTGCTCGCGGCGGACCTCACGCGCTAA
- a CDS encoding TrkA C-terminal domain-containing protein: MSLLAALERPAMAVLRVVGLSLLAGGVATVAGVGYRSYTHEEMPEGLAVLVGTGVVGAWLNTTTALRQFLSTGEAGPTPETALVNVAAFVFGAAAAAIGARSGARILADVVGFDAEVSRFVGSVGRFVAVELPEGIEDIDGYEPLDAATRETIAGKTLRFPRGLSRAELTERLAERLRDDYGAGHVDVELADDGTVEFLAVGGRVSGLGPTLAPGTVAVAVRADPAFGASAGDFVQVWRRASSTEGEADAAPERVATAELRAAVDDVATLALDAADAARLDRDAEYRLVTLPAELRADREFSARLRAADETFGAVTLSEASPLVGAPVASIDATVVAVRDATGVETIPADDRRLAPDDTIYVVGRPDTLRRIEAAASEATPTDSESEATVSGRK; the protein is encoded by the coding sequence ATGAGTCTCCTCGCCGCACTCGAACGCCCGGCGATGGCGGTCCTGCGCGTGGTCGGTCTCTCGCTGCTCGCCGGAGGCGTGGCCACCGTGGCGGGCGTGGGCTACCGGTCGTACACCCACGAGGAGATGCCGGAGGGGTTGGCCGTGCTGGTCGGCACGGGCGTCGTGGGCGCGTGGCTGAACACCACCACGGCGCTCCGGCAGTTCCTCAGCACCGGAGAGGCCGGACCGACGCCCGAAACCGCGCTCGTCAACGTCGCTGCGTTCGTCTTCGGTGCGGCGGCGGCCGCAATCGGCGCACGGTCGGGCGCTCGAATCCTCGCGGACGTGGTCGGTTTCGACGCCGAGGTGAGTCGGTTCGTGGGGTCCGTGGGTCGGTTCGTCGCGGTCGAACTCCCCGAGGGAATCGAGGACATCGACGGCTACGAACCCCTCGACGCCGCGACGCGCGAGACCATCGCGGGCAAGACGCTCCGGTTCCCCCGCGGACTGTCTCGCGCCGAACTCACCGAGCGCCTCGCCGAGCGACTCCGCGACGACTACGGTGCTGGTCACGTGGACGTGGAACTCGCCGACGACGGCACCGTCGAGTTCCTCGCGGTCGGCGGACGGGTGTCGGGACTCGGGCCGACGCTCGCGCCGGGGACGGTCGCAGTCGCGGTCCGAGCGGACCCGGCGTTCGGTGCCAGCGCGGGCGACTTCGTGCAGGTGTGGCGGCGCGCCTCGTCGACGGAGGGCGAGGCGGACGCCGCCCCCGAGCGCGTCGCCACGGCCGAACTCCGGGCGGCGGTGGACGACGTGGCGACCCTCGCACTCGACGCCGCCGACGCGGCCCGCCTCGACCGCGACGCCGAGTATCGCCTCGTGACGCTCCCGGCGGAACTCCGCGCGGACCGGGAGTTCTCCGCGCGCCTCCGCGCGGCGGACGAGACGTTCGGCGCGGTCACCCTCTCCGAAGCGAGTCCGCTGGTCGGCGCGCCGGTGGCGAGCATCGACGCGACGGTGGTCGCGGTGCGCGACGCGACGGGCGTGGAGACGATTCCGGCCGACGACCGCCGTCTCGCGCCCGACGACACTATCTACGTGGTCGGGCGGCCCGACACGCTCCGACGCATCGAGGCCGCGGCGAGCGAGGCGACGCCGACGGATAGCGAGAGCGAGGCGACGGTCTCCGGCCGGAAGTGA